The Halalkalibacter krulwichiae genome has a segment encoding these proteins:
- a CDS encoding heavy-metal-associated domain-containing protein — protein MKTISVQIEKMSCGHCIPDVLEALNALHGVVSTNGNENTDIVTIEYDEQQTNYSMIEATVKKQAT, from the coding sequence ATGAAGACTATTTCAGTACAAATTGAGAAAATGAGTTGTGGCCACTGTATTCCAGATGTTTTAGAAGCTCTAAATGCATTACATGGTGTTGTCTCAACAAATGGTAATGAAAATACAGATATTGTAACGATTGAATATGACGAGCAGCAAACAAATTACTCTATGATTGAAGCAACAGTAAAAAAACAGGCCACTTAA